A window of the Cystobacter fuscus genome harbors these coding sequences:
- a CDS encoding DUF1295 domain-containing protein: MVRIVIAYIVAIAAGAAWFAWGPETAWLWLDGLIADLIATLVIFGASRLHHNSSFYDAYWSVLPPLLMLAWWVESGTPADEPRACLVMGVIVLWAVRLTANWVQTFPGLHHEDWRYPMVRERAGRAEAAADLMGIHVFPTLQVFLGMLPVYVVLTRTGRDLGWLDALAVVVGVGGVAIELAADIQMHRFIRTRKPGQVMDQGLWAWSRHPNYFGEVSFWVSLAIFGIAADPDAWWVFAGAACIYAMFQLASIPMMEQRSLERRPAYAAVIERVPRFVPRPPRRVRTGT, from the coding sequence ATGGTGCGGATCGTGATCGCGTACATCGTGGCGATCGCCGCAGGTGCTGCGTGGTTCGCGTGGGGTCCCGAGACCGCGTGGTTGTGGCTCGACGGGCTGATCGCCGACCTCATCGCGACGCTGGTGATCTTCGGCGCGAGCCGGCTGCACCACAACTCGAGCTTCTACGACGCGTACTGGAGCGTGCTGCCGCCGCTGCTGATGCTCGCCTGGTGGGTCGAGTCCGGGACACCGGCCGACGAGCCCCGCGCCTGTCTCGTGATGGGGGTGATCGTGCTATGGGCGGTCCGGCTCACGGCCAACTGGGTCCAGACCTTCCCCGGACTGCACCACGAGGACTGGCGCTACCCCATGGTGCGCGAGCGCGCCGGCAGGGCCGAGGCGGCGGCCGACCTCATGGGCATCCACGTCTTCCCCACGCTGCAGGTGTTCCTTGGCATGCTGCCGGTCTACGTCGTCCTCACCCGCACCGGCCGCGACCTCGGGTGGCTGGACGCGCTGGCGGTCGTCGTGGGCGTGGGTGGAGTGGCGATCGAGCTCGCGGCCGACATCCAAATGCACCGGTTCATTCGGACCCGCAAGCCCGGCCAAGTGATGGACCAGGGTCTGTGGGCGTGGTCGCGGCACCCCAACTACTTCGGCGAGGTCAGCTTCTGGGTCTCGCTCGCGATTTTCGGCATCGCCGCCGACCCGGATGCGTGGTGGGTGTTCGCGGGAGCCGCCTGCATATACGCGATGTTCCAACTCGCCAGCATCCCGATGATGGAGCAGCGGAGCCTGGAGCGCCGGCCGGCATACGCGGCCGTCATCGAGCGAGTGCCGCGCTTCGTGCCGCGTCCACCGCGCCGCGTCCGCACCGGCACATGA
- a CDS encoding alpha/beta fold hydrolase, translated as MEHQYADINGIRMHYVTQGAGEPIIFLHGFPEYWGIWKKQLEDLGRDHQVIAPDMRGYNLSSKPADIGQYHIEHLVEDIRALADHLRINKFTLVSQDWGALVGWSFVLRHPQYVSRFVTINMTHPALLNRDLREDATQQQASQYMLLFRSPEAEPFIMADDYAFGRQGMFEAARQLGAQISAEDEAEMVTAWKQPGAITGGLNYYRAAEIGPPDGQGSLGGSNLLDGLAPWQLQVDLPVLFIHGEMDPYLLPSGQVGLEDYVHDLTFRRIPDADHSVTLEKPALVNQFLREFMLEN; from the coding sequence TTGGAACACCAATACGCGGACATCAATGGCATCCGTATGCACTACGTGACGCAGGGTGCCGGTGAACCCATCATCTTCCTCCATGGCTTCCCCGAGTACTGGGGCATCTGGAAGAAGCAGCTCGAGGATCTGGGCAGGGACCACCAGGTCATCGCCCCGGACATGCGTGGCTACAACCTGAGCTCGAAGCCGGCCGACATCGGGCAGTATCACATCGAGCACCTGGTGGAGGACATCCGCGCGCTGGCGGACCACCTGAGGATCAACAAGTTCACCCTGGTCTCGCAGGACTGGGGTGCGCTGGTGGGCTGGAGCTTCGTGCTGCGCCATCCCCAGTACGTGAGCCGGTTCGTCACCATCAACATGACGCACCCCGCCCTGCTCAACCGGGACCTGCGCGAGGACGCCACCCAGCAGCAGGCCAGCCAGTACATGCTGCTCTTCCGCTCGCCCGAGGCCGAGCCCTTCATCATGGCCGATGACTACGCCTTCGGGCGGCAGGGGATGTTCGAGGCCGCCCGGCAGCTGGGCGCCCAGATCTCCGCCGAGGACGAGGCCGAGATGGTCACCGCCTGGAAGCAGCCGGGCGCCATCACCGGCGGGCTCAACTACTACCGGGCGGCGGAGATAGGTCCTCCCGATGGCCAGGGCAGCCTGGGGGGCAGCAACCTGTTGGACGGACTGGCGCCGTGGCAGCTCCAGGTGGACCTGCCCGTGCTCTTCATCCACGGCGAGATGGACCCCTATCTCCTGCCGTCTGGCCAGGTGGGATTGGAGGATTACGTGCATGACCTCACCTTCCGGCGCATCCCCGATGCGGACCACTCGGTCACCCTGGAGAAGCCGGCGCTCGTCAATCAGTTCCTTCGCGAGTTCATGCTGGAGAATTAG
- a CDS encoding YopT-type cysteine protease domain-containing protein yields MTIQKTRSAPMPRVLDSTPTSRPASPATSGAAAPAAAPRAETSKAPAAPPASYHQDQLGKARAPSQAPAGNPVFQSKQDIAVMNSRRNSVYGARAPKVSNRAGSTNQTRVDCDQLAQKHGTACTTKIFQSDPGRLEGAAIQAFPGTSNGVCVAMSSEWIRSNLQDAKEGTQAHSALFHEMAENGGGRINSHFFNKQQQHLESNQHINSLVDKQKAAQQDVINTYNDIQNPPKPSLWASMTGSAQPPPTMEDLAPKNAAYHAAKKAADDAKQAELNRVVGNLSHGSVEPRSDFDKVHQDFAGQFPKQGFYQVSLFQKDGTGGHDIAVQMGNNPRLLDPNTGEWQFQSPAHMNAFMHDYMKTIYPSYAGGYVDSTHYPA; encoded by the coding sequence ATGACCATCCAGAAGACCCGGAGTGCCCCGATGCCAAGGGTGCTCGACTCGACGCCGACGAGCAGACCCGCCAGTCCGGCGACGAGCGGTGCGGCGGCTCCAGCGGCGGCGCCGCGCGCCGAGACCTCCAAGGCACCCGCCGCCCCGCCCGCCAGCTATCACCAGGATCAGCTCGGCAAGGCGCGCGCGCCGTCCCAGGCGCCCGCCGGCAACCCGGTGTTCCAGTCCAAGCAGGACATCGCCGTGATGAACTCGCGGCGCAACTCCGTCTACGGCGCGCGCGCTCCCAAGGTCAGCAACAGGGCCGGGTCCACGAACCAGACCCGGGTCGACTGCGACCAGCTGGCGCAAAAGCATGGCACGGCCTGCACGACGAAGATCTTCCAGAGTGATCCCGGCCGCCTGGAGGGAGCCGCCATCCAGGCGTTCCCCGGAACCAGCAATGGGGTGTGCGTCGCGATGTCCTCGGAGTGGATCCGCTCCAACCTCCAGGATGCGAAGGAGGGCACCCAGGCCCACTCGGCGCTCTTCCATGAGATGGCGGAGAACGGCGGGGGACGCATCAACAGCCACTTCTTCAACAAGCAGCAGCAGCATCTGGAGAGCAACCAACACATCAATTCGCTCGTGGATAAGCAGAAGGCCGCGCAGCAGGATGTCATCAATACCTACAACGACATCCAGAACCCGCCCAAGCCCTCCTTGTGGGCATCCATGACGGGCTCCGCGCAACCGCCACCGACCATGGAGGATCTTGCTCCGAAGAACGCCGCCTACCATGCGGCGAAAAAGGCCGCCGATGACGCGAAGCAGGCCGAGCTCAACCGGGTCGTGGGCAACCTGAGCCACGGGAGTGTCGAACCCAGGAGCGATTTCGACAAGGTGCACCAGGACTTCGCCGGGCAGTTCCCCAAGCAGGGGTTCTACCAGGTGAGCCTCTTCCAGAAGGACGGCACCGGGGGGCACGACATCGCGGTGCAGATGGGGAACAACCCGCGGCTGCTCGACCCGAACACTGGCGAATGGCAGTTCCAGTCGCCAGCGCACATGAACGCCTTCATGCACGATTACATGAAGACAATCTATCCGAGTTACGCCGGAGGCTACGTCGACTCCACGCATTATCCCGCGTAA
- a CDS encoding cytochrome P450: MKARARAEVNAVLGGRSPTAQDLPRLRYPFGAGQRLCIGNNFALMEATLVTADVLQHFRLRSVPGHLVEPEPLASLRPKGGMPMLVEPLHASA, encoded by the coding sequence GTGAAGGCCCGCGCCCGTGCCGAGGTGAATGCCGTGCTCGGTGGCCGCTCGCCCACCGCCCAGGACCTCCCCCGCCTGCGCTACCCCTTCGGCGCCGGCCAGCGGTTGTGCATCGGCAACAACTTCGCCCTGATGGAGGCCACCCTCGTCACCGCCGACGTGCTGCAGCACTTCCGTCTGCGCTCCGTGCCCGGCCACCTCGTGGAGCCCGAGCCGCTCGCCAGCCTACGGCCCAAGGGCGGGATGCCCATGCTCGTCGAGCCCCTGCACGCCAGCGCGTGA
- the aqpZ gene encoding aquaporin Z, producing the protein MASDRARTVSAAADPGALRKYFAEFVGTFVLVMGGVGAAVIAGDRIGFLGISFAFGLSLLAMVYTVGPISGCHVNPAVTLGLVLAGKMERRHVPGYILAQCLGALLAAGIVLLWAKGGPEGYSAAAQGLGANGFGAHSPGAYGAGTAFLAEIFLTFLLVLTILGATDARAPVGFAGLAIGLVLTLIHLVGIPLTNTSVNPARSLGPAVFVGGWALEQLWLFIVAPLLGAGLAAAVYRTVRHPVEVLTAAQAERSLESERVERLALRRPTKPTP; encoded by the coding sequence ATGGCAAGCGACCGTGCGCGGACTGTTTCTGCGGCAGCAGACCCTGGGGCGCTCCGAAAGTACTTCGCGGAGTTCGTTGGAACCTTCGTCCTGGTCATGGGAGGCGTGGGAGCGGCTGTCATTGCGGGTGACCGCATCGGCTTCCTGGGGATCTCCTTCGCCTTTGGGCTGTCACTGCTCGCCATGGTTTACACCGTGGGCCCCATCTCGGGCTGTCACGTCAACCCTGCGGTGACGTTGGGGCTGGTGCTCGCGGGGAAGATGGAGAGACGGCATGTCCCCGGCTACATCCTTGCTCAGTGTTTGGGAGCCTTGCTGGCGGCGGGGATCGTGCTCCTGTGGGCGAAGGGAGGGCCGGAAGGCTACTCGGCCGCAGCCCAGGGACTGGGGGCCAACGGGTTTGGCGCCCACTCACCGGGAGCGTACGGGGCAGGCACCGCCTTCCTGGCCGAGATCTTCCTGACCTTCTTGCTGGTGCTCACGATCCTGGGCGCCACGGACGCCCGGGCGCCCGTGGGGTTCGCAGGGCTGGCGATTGGCCTCGTCCTCACGCTGATCCATCTGGTGGGCATCCCCCTCACCAACACGTCGGTGAACCCGGCCCGCAGCCTGGGCCCGGCGGTGTTCGTAGGGGGCTGGGCGCTGGAGCAGCTCTGGCTGTTCATCGTGGCCCCGCTCCTGGGAGCAGGGCTGGCGGCGGCGGTCTATCGCACGGTGCGGCACCCGGTGGAGGTGCTCACCGCGGCCCAGGCCGAGCGCTCCCTGGAGAGCGAGCGTGTCGAGCGCCTCGCGCTCCGGCGCCCGACAAAGCCGACGCCCTGA
- a CDS encoding M91 family zinc metallopeptidase, with amino-acid sequence MPISPINNRPAQATHTPARTSNTPSISSTNGSAKSGATTEAATTGSAGAPTGQQVQQQKPPASAPPDWHQDQLGKPKAPSQEPSSGNAVFKSKDDVAAMNARRNSVYGARPSGSSGRAAATAQTSPSSARAGAHSPAAPAPAASRNSETPASGQPPRKLNDALAAEIAQYHYDPAQPNDRKRMNSQADYGVVHPDLPGIRTRLPSVPMENQPIRGEGFADFTRDARVSTHRLMEGQTGHAMLTELNNSTERLNPGATGTQKVPLTAVDIRESNRMSHHPRLDPNLTSDAAIFADAQQAYRFNGQPSAGKASNINYNPQGGKTNPQDTATQVGDNRANSLGHEMTHAWRAAHGVAVAPLESSKHAQHPTLQRYNNPDGTNLPKAVISHHNLLKEEFETVGLQPTPGRPNAPSENKIRRELGMPPRTDYSGEGPNGQTEEALARIDAGTDNRTFFQKHEKSPFYRPSDVQKIVSDLEK; translated from the coding sequence ATGCCCATCAGCCCGATCAACAACAGGCCTGCGCAGGCGACGCACACTCCGGCGCGAACGAGCAACACCCCCAGCATCAGCTCGACGAATGGGAGCGCGAAGAGCGGTGCCACGACCGAGGCCGCGACGACAGGGAGCGCGGGCGCGCCCACGGGCCAACAGGTCCAACAGCAGAAGCCGCCCGCCTCGGCTCCTCCCGACTGGCACCAGGACCAGCTCGGCAAGCCGAAGGCGCCTTCCCAGGAGCCCTCCTCCGGCAATGCCGTGTTCAAGTCGAAGGACGACGTCGCCGCGATGAACGCGCGGCGCAACTCCGTCTATGGGGCCCGCCCTTCCGGCTCTTCGGGTCGCGCCGCGGCGACGGCACAGACCAGCCCTTCGTCGGCGAGGGCCGGTGCCCACTCGCCCGCGGCGCCTGCTCCCGCGGCCTCACGCAATTCCGAGACCCCCGCGTCCGGCCAGCCTCCCCGGAAGCTCAACGACGCGCTCGCCGCCGAGATCGCGCAATACCATTACGACCCCGCCCAGCCCAACGACCGCAAGCGGATGAACTCGCAGGCCGACTATGGCGTCGTGCATCCGGACCTGCCGGGCATCCGCACCCGCCTGCCCTCCGTCCCCATGGAGAATCAACCAATCCGGGGCGAGGGCTTCGCCGACTTCACTCGCGACGCCCGGGTCTCCACACACCGGCTCATGGAAGGACAGACCGGCCACGCCATGCTCACCGAGTTGAACAACAGCACCGAGCGGCTCAACCCCGGCGCCACGGGAACGCAGAAGGTACCCCTGACGGCCGTGGACATCCGCGAGAGCAATCGCATGAGCCATCACCCCCGGCTCGATCCGAACCTCACCTCCGACGCCGCCATTTTCGCGGACGCACAGCAGGCATACCGTTTCAATGGCCAGCCGAGCGCGGGCAAGGCCAGCAACATCAATTACAATCCGCAGGGGGGAAAGACCAATCCCCAGGATACCGCCACGCAGGTGGGGGACAACCGCGCCAACAGTCTGGGTCATGAGATGACGCACGCCTGGCGCGCCGCCCACGGCGTCGCCGTAGCACCCTTGGAATCGAGCAAGCACGCCCAGCACCCCACGCTTCAGCGGTACAACAATCCCGATGGGACGAACCTCCCCAAGGCGGTCATCAGCCATCACAACCTGCTCAAGGAGGAGTTCGAGACGGTGGGCCTCCAGCCGACCCCAGGCCGTCCCAACGCGCCCTCGGAGAACAAGATCCGCCGGGAGCTCGGCATGCCCCCGCGCACGGACTACTCTGGGGAGGGCCCCAACGGGCAGACCGAGGAAGCGCTGGCCAGAATCGATGCGGGCACTGACAACCGGACCTTCTTCCAGAAGCACGAGAAGAGCCCGTTCTACCGCCCCTCGGACGTCCAGAAGATCGTCTCCGATCTGGAGAAGTGA
- a CDS encoding imm11 family protein, with amino-acid sequence MTMRYFKLNAPPSIHGQWRLADPVNAQGQAFQDPFMFTRGNPVSVGGPLKVPLAAPGRPTAYSVAGISEVPIVHERLAQLLTRLAPHDVQLLPVDVEGQSEPHRILVATKTVQCIDDARCAEVLYRTPDDGSPTQDRQYKLIRDLRIDPAKVVRTQLFRPRGWTVVLLVSETLREELMFSGLSGLEFDEVTGPKEEELPAENP; translated from the coding sequence ATGACCATGCGCTACTTCAAGCTCAACGCTCCCCCCAGCATCCACGGACAATGGCGGCTGGCCGACCCGGTGAATGCCCAGGGCCAGGCCTTCCAGGATCCCTTCATGTTCACGAGGGGCAACCCCGTGAGTGTCGGGGGACCACTCAAGGTTCCCCTGGCCGCCCCGGGCCGCCCGACGGCCTACTCCGTGGCGGGCATCAGTGAGGTGCCCATCGTTCACGAGCGGCTCGCCCAGCTCCTCACGCGCCTGGCGCCCCACGACGTGCAGCTCCTCCCGGTGGATGTCGAGGGTCAGAGCGAACCCCATCGCATTCTCGTCGCGACCAAGACCGTCCAGTGCATCGATGACGCGCGGTGCGCTGAGGTGCTGTATCGGACTCCGGACGATGGGAGTCCCACGCAGGACAGACAGTACAAGCTCATCCGGGATCTCCGGATAGATCCCGCGAAGGTGGTGCGAACCCAGCTCTTCCGCCCCCGGGGGTGGACGGTGGTGCTCCTCGTATCGGAGACCCTCCGGGAGGAGCTGATGTTTTCGGGGCTCTCGGGACTGGAGTTCGATGAAGTCACGGGCCCCAAAGAAGAAGAACTGCCCGCGGAAAACCCCTGA
- a CDS encoding recombinase family protein — protein MNDKVRATHLERRAVVYLRQSTLSQVHEHRESTARQYALRQRALELGWPPERIEIIDEDMGQSGTSADWRAGFQRMAEEVAHGRVGAIFSLEVSRLARSSADWHRLLDLCGLADVVLVDEQAVYTPRDYNDRLLLGLKGTMSEAELYWMRLRLQGGKLSKARRGALHITPPVGYEWEETTSRFRFDPDEGVQRAVRLVFERFRLEGSAYAVLRYFMKNGLKLPVREPGTHQLHPEPPRYTLLLSMLHNPTYAGAYVFGRNERHMALVDGQLRRQRRTRLPREAWKVCLKNHHPAYISWEEYEANQKRLATNHPSYQQPDQRGAAREGSALLQGLVLCGRCGHRMQTAYRESGHPYYECRRITDKGMCWTVSAAGIDEAVARLFLETVQPPEIELGLAITREVERQAQEVGRQWKLRLERAHYEAQLAERRYKAVDPDNRVVARTLEREWNEKLGELEVLEREHQQVLRREKVELTSQDRARLLELAKDLSYVWHARSTTNAERKNLLRILVREVALSPVEVPERGIHIQVLWQTGACSDLTIARRPSYTRATSPETIKLIGTLVEQKRTDREIAAELNRRGLPSGVKRAWDKQAVRWVRRRYGIHRQPVGRRRGRPRQPERRADGLYSTHGVAALLDVTETMVRTWVEKGWLRCVEGGGPGTPRWYKLDRSTLKRLRAAKAQGNGSSGRGAAQISVEEGGAL, from the coding sequence ATGAACGACAAGGTTCGAGCCACGCATCTGGAGCGTCGAGCGGTGGTGTATCTGCGCCAGTCCACGCTCAGTCAGGTCCATGAGCATCGTGAGTCCACGGCCCGTCAGTACGCCCTGCGCCAGCGTGCTCTGGAGCTGGGCTGGCCGCCCGAGCGCATTGAGATAATCGATGAAGACATGGGCCAGAGCGGTACGAGCGCGGACTGGCGGGCGGGCTTCCAGCGCATGGCCGAGGAGGTCGCGCACGGACGCGTCGGCGCCATCTTCTCGCTGGAAGTCTCTCGCCTGGCGCGCTCCTCGGCGGACTGGCACCGGCTGCTGGACTTGTGCGGCCTGGCCGACGTGGTGCTGGTCGATGAACAGGCCGTCTACACTCCGCGCGACTACAATGACCGGCTGCTGCTGGGCCTCAAGGGCACCATGAGCGAAGCCGAGTTGTACTGGATGCGTTTGCGCTTGCAGGGCGGCAAGCTGTCCAAGGCACGGCGTGGTGCCCTCCACATCACGCCGCCCGTGGGCTATGAGTGGGAGGAGACAACGAGCCGGTTTCGCTTCGACCCCGACGAAGGGGTGCAGCGAGCCGTGCGCCTTGTTTTCGAGCGCTTTCGCCTGGAGGGCAGCGCCTATGCCGTGCTGCGCTACTTCATGAAGAACGGGTTGAAGCTGCCCGTGCGAGAGCCGGGCACGCACCAATTGCACCCGGAGCCACCGCGCTACACCCTGCTGCTCTCCATGCTCCACAACCCCACCTACGCCGGTGCCTATGTCTTCGGGCGCAATGAGAGGCACATGGCGCTGGTGGACGGACAGTTGCGGCGCCAGCGCCGTACGCGTTTGCCGCGGGAAGCATGGAAGGTATGCCTGAAGAACCACCACCCGGCCTACATCAGCTGGGAGGAATACGAAGCCAACCAGAAGAGGCTCGCTACCAACCATCCCAGCTACCAGCAGCCGGACCAACGCGGTGCTGCCCGCGAAGGGAGCGCTCTGTTGCAGGGGCTGGTGCTCTGTGGCCGGTGCGGTCACCGGATGCAGACGGCCTACCGGGAGTCCGGGCATCCGTACTACGAGTGCCGCCGCATCACCGACAAGGGCATGTGCTGGACGGTGTCGGCCGCAGGCATTGACGAGGCAGTCGCCCGACTCTTTCTGGAGACAGTCCAGCCTCCGGAGATTGAGCTGGGCCTGGCCATCACCCGGGAGGTGGAACGGCAGGCCCAGGAGGTAGGGCGTCAGTGGAAGCTGCGGCTGGAGCGGGCGCACTACGAGGCGCAACTGGCCGAGCGCCGTTACAAGGCGGTGGACCCGGACAACCGCGTGGTGGCCCGCACGCTGGAGCGTGAGTGGAACGAGAAGCTGGGCGAGTTGGAGGTGCTCGAGCGCGAGCACCAGCAGGTACTGCGGCGCGAGAAGGTGGAACTCACGAGCCAGGACAGAGCACGCCTGCTCGAACTGGCCAAGGACTTGTCGTACGTCTGGCACGCACGGAGCACGACGAATGCCGAGCGCAAGAACCTGCTGCGGATTCTGGTGCGAGAGGTGGCGCTCAGCCCTGTGGAAGTCCCGGAGCGCGGGATTCACATCCAGGTGCTATGGCAGACCGGTGCGTGCAGCGACCTGACCATTGCACGCCGCCCTTCCTACACGAGGGCTACCTCGCCCGAGACCATCAAGCTCATTGGCACACTGGTGGAGCAGAAGAGGACCGATAGGGAGATAGCGGCTGAGCTGAACCGAAGGGGGCTGCCCTCCGGAGTCAAGCGCGCCTGGGACAAGCAAGCGGTGCGCTGGGTGCGCAGGCGCTACGGCATCCACCGCCAGCCGGTGGGACGACGGCGAGGACGGCCTCGACAGCCGGAGCGCCGGGCTGACGGCCTGTACTCAACGCACGGTGTCGCCGCACTGCTGGATGTTACTGAGACAATGGTGCGCACCTGGGTCGAGAAGGGCTGGCTGCGATGTGTCGAGGGCGGCGGTCCGGGCACTCCTCGGTGGTACAAGCTCGATCGCTCGACACTCAAGCGGCTGAGGGCCGCCAAGGCCCAGGGAAATGGCTCCAGCGGACGCGGAGCTGCTCAAATAAGTGTGGAGGAAGGTGGGGCATTATGA
- a CDS encoding YopT-type cysteine protease domain-containing protein — MRSAQGIDLAGYVSQAGINAPGASRGVCSGIVSKWLSASRTSQTPAEASETFQSYLAEGRPPGAAMVNAQYQNVELNREYKSARTRYEAQLQDVQDGYAPPSTLDRLRERYEEASANRDFAYNGGMKAVSEEQSYRTRGDSNQIARDIRSVTQDNGFYRIHFDNLQTRDSHVVAMERKSDGSFRFMDPNTGDFTARNSNAMHKLLQAHVDINSVGPQGLFTSYRVDHLEIPPPPPPRQSPSPEPDWRSEWRSSSPDPYSHSPSRSPTYGSPYDDYDRYRR; from the coding sequence TTGAGATCTGCTCAAGGCATCGACCTCGCCGGATACGTTTCGCAGGCTGGCATCAATGCGCCAGGGGCCAGCCGCGGCGTGTGCAGCGGCATTGTGTCAAAGTGGCTCTCGGCGTCGAGAACCAGCCAGACCCCGGCGGAAGCCTCGGAAACCTTCCAGAGCTACCTCGCGGAAGGCCGCCCTCCCGGCGCTGCCATGGTGAACGCCCAGTATCAAAACGTGGAGCTCAACAGAGAATACAAATCCGCGAGGACGAGGTACGAAGCGCAGCTCCAGGACGTGCAGGATGGGTATGCACCCCCCTCCACTCTCGATAGGCTGCGTGAGCGGTATGAAGAGGCATCCGCGAACCGGGACTTCGCCTACAATGGCGGGATGAAGGCAGTCAGCGAGGAACAAAGCTACCGGACGCGTGGCGACTCCAACCAGATCGCCCGGGATATCCGGAGTGTCACACAGGACAACGGGTTCTACCGCATCCATTTCGACAACCTCCAAACGAGGGACTCACATGTCGTTGCCATGGAGCGTAAAAGCGATGGGAGCTTCAGGTTCATGGACCCGAACACCGGCGATTTCACGGCGAGAAACAGCAACGCCATGCATAAACTGCTGCAAGCGCACGTCGATATCAACTCGGTTGGACCCCAGGGACTATTCACCTCGTACAGAGTCGATCACCTGGAGATCCCGCCCCCGCCTCCGCCTCGTCAGTCGCCGTCTCCGGAGCCGGATTGGCGTTCGGAGTGGCGCTCGAGTTCTCCGGATCCGTATTCGCATTCGCCTTCGCGGTCTCCGACCTACGGCTCCCCCTACGACGACTACGACAGGTACAGGCGGTAG
- a CDS encoding alpha/beta hydrolase → MALALALAAMLIITSTRYLLSGLSIVRYELGHIYVPENRARPGSRLIAVRYMRIKGTAPWGTPPVFMLPGGPGDSYIEAFTKSGLDWFGAARQRGDVLRFRRAGDVVVMDQRGASGPSERLGFNYNPDGQPLDRPARLGDELEAAPSVVRRALARYPDHDLAGYTVIQCVEDLNDLRRALGYAKINLFGLSYGSQWSFAVMRLHPETVSRVLLSGVEPLDNGYDMPSHVWAALMRIAAEAEADPRLRASLPRGGFRQAVDEILARLEKAAVTVRLKSGEQVVLGPEDFRLSLVARPSEWPARIIDIHRGRYEAWAEEVAASRRPLKATPSALIGPLIDTSLNVSETRGRLLANDPAVRYLGTWGFAPSMAAASLWPTPDVGDALRLPAESPIPVVFLHGDWDTSTPIENSREIQPYFPNSRLVVVRRGGHGAIYDLADQNPDLLDRFLDYLRTGDMTGLPAEVVLALPKFSAPAP, encoded by the coding sequence GATCGCGGTCCGCTACATGCGGATCAAGGGAACGGCCCCCTGGGGAACGCCGCCGGTGTTCATGCTGCCGGGCGGTCCGGGCGACAGCTATATCGAAGCCTTCACGAAATCCGGGCTGGACTGGTTCGGCGCGGCCAGGCAACGCGGCGACGTCCTTCGCTTCCGGCGCGCGGGCGACGTGGTCGTCATGGACCAACGGGGCGCGTCGGGCCCCTCGGAGCGGCTGGGCTTCAACTACAACCCCGATGGGCAGCCGCTGGATCGGCCGGCGCGTCTGGGTGATGAACTCGAGGCCGCTCCATCCGTGGTGCGCCGGGCGCTGGCCCGCTATCCGGATCATGACCTCGCCGGCTACACCGTCATCCAGTGCGTCGAGGACCTGAACGACCTGCGCCGGGCGCTCGGCTACGCCAAAATCAACCTCTTCGGGCTCAGCTACGGATCGCAGTGGAGCTTCGCGGTCATGCGGCTTCATCCGGAGACGGTGAGCCGCGTGCTCCTGTCGGGCGTCGAGCCGCTCGACAACGGCTACGACATGCCGTCCCACGTCTGGGCAGCCCTGATGCGGATCGCCGCGGAGGCGGAGGCCGATCCACGCCTTCGGGCGTCGCTTCCGCGGGGCGGCTTCCGGCAAGCCGTCGACGAAATCCTGGCCCGCCTCGAGAAAGCGGCGGTCACCGTCCGGCTGAAGTCCGGCGAACAGGTCGTGCTCGGCCCGGAGGACTTCCGATTGAGCCTCGTCGCCCGCCCGTCGGAGTGGCCGGCGCGCATCATCGACATCCATCGGGGGCGGTATGAGGCGTGGGCCGAGGAGGTCGCGGCCAGTCGGCGGCCCCTGAAGGCCACGCCGTCCGCGCTGATCGGTCCGTTGATCGACACCAGTTTGAACGTTTCGGAGACCCGTGGTCGGCTCCTTGCCAATGACCCTGCGGTCCGATACCTGGGAACCTGGGGTTTCGCTCCGTCGATGGCCGCCGCTTCCCTGTGGCCCACGCCCGACGTCGGGGACGCGCTTCGACTTCCGGCAGAGAGCCCGATCCCCGTAGTCTTCCTTCACGGGGACTGGGACACCTCCACGCCTATCGAAAATTCGCGGGAGATTCAGCCCTACTTCCCGAACAGCCGCCTGGTCGTCGTCCGGCGCGGCGGCCATGGGGCGATCTACGATCTGGCCGACCAGAATCCGGACCTGCTGGATCGGTTTCTCGACTACCTCCGAACGGGGGACATGACGGGCCTGCCGGCGGAGGTCGTTCTCGCACTGCCGAAATTCAGCGCGCCGGCGCCCTGA
- a CDS encoding PH domain-containing protein — protein sequence MAPASPPPFDPRGFTRPAPVLLRDYTLVSLAALAAFPIAWLVSFFRYETLKYSFGEDGVSMSWGILFRREIHLTYRRIQDIHVTRV from the coding sequence ATGGCCCCAGCGTCCCCTCCTCCGTTCGATCCGCGCGGCTTCACCCGGCCCGCGCCCGTGCTGCTGCGCGACTACACCCTCGTGTCACTGGCAGCGCTGGCGGCCTTTCCCATCGCCTGGCTCGTGAGCTTCTTCCGGTACGAGACGCTCAAGTACTCGTTCGGCGAGGACGGGGTGTCGATGAGCTGGGGCATCCTGTTCCGGCGGGAGATCCACCTCACCTACCGGCGCATCCAGGACATCCACGTCACCCGCGTATAA